The Sphaerisporangium siamense genome includes the window GCCGGCGGCCGCGGGGGTGACCTGGAAGGCACCCGCCACGTTCCGTGCCCGCTCCGGCGCGCTCAGGCCCGCCTGGTCGCGCACGCGGCGGCGGTGCCCGAGCACCGGCGCGCAGGCCACGGCGCGGCCCCGCAGGCCCTGGGCGGCGAGGGCGGCGAGACCCGCCACGGGATCATGGCCGCGCCGCCGCACGGCCCCGCGGGCGCTCGGCACCGGGACCAGGAGGAACGGCGCCGCGGGCGGGCCCGCGGCGCGGATCGCGACGCGGAGGCAGGCCGCGAGCGCGGGACGCAGCGCGGTGCGCCCGCGCTCCTTGTAGGCGAGGATCGCCCGGCGCGCCGCCCCCTCGTACGCGGCGGCGGCCCAGCACTCCGGCGGGCCGCCCGGCGTGGGCGGCCTCGCGAACGGGTGGGCGCCCATGAGCGCCAGGCACGCGGCGCACAGCACGGCGCCCGTCCGGCCGCAGCCGGCGCAGCGCGGCGG containing:
- a CDS encoding ComF family protein, which encodes MPASLLDLLDLILPPRCAGCGRTGAVLCAACLALMGAHPFARPPTPGGPPECWAAAAYEGAARRAILAYKERGRTALRPALAACLRVAIRAAGPPAAPFLLVPVPSARGAVRRRGHDPVAGLAALAAQGLRGRAVACAPVLGHRRRVRDQAGLSAPERARNVAGAFQVTPAAAGRLRGRTAVLVDDVVTTGATLAAAAAALRAEGAEVPFAVVVAATRRHL